TCTATACCGGCGGGGCGGTCGAAGGAGAGCCGGGCGGGGAATTGCGCTTGGGTCCCAAGGCTGTTGGAGTGTGGCGGGTGGGTGCAGGGGCGTGACCTGCGAGCCGAGCGCAGCGATATCGCGTGACCTGTAGCGCACGTCCTGTGCCCGGAGTTACGAGGAGCGCTGCGTTACGGTGGTCTCGCCCACGACCGGCCGGCCCTCTTTTTTCGCCTGCGTCGAACGCAGGCTGGCCAGGTTCATCAGGTCGTCCAGGGTGCGTCCGGGTGCGATCCCGTCCCGGGCGTGGTGGCGCCGGCCTCCTGCCACGCCTGCCGATACGGTCACCACCGAGTCCCCGGCCTTCAGTTCCGACGACAGCCGCTCCACCAGATGACGCGCCAGCGCTCGGGCTTCTCGGGCAGAGCGGCGGGTGACGATGACGAACTCATCGCCCCCGTAGCGCCCCAGCACGTCCCACGCCGGGTCGGTGGCGCTGCGGAGCAGCCCGGCGGCCTGCTTGATCACCGCGTCGCCCAGGATGTGGCCGTAGAGCTTGTTGACCATGCCGAAGCTGTCCAGGTCGAGAAAGATGACGGCGAGCTCATGGCCGGCGTGGAGAAGGGCTTTGGCCTGCTCTTTCAACAGGTCGGGGCGAGGAAGTTCTGTCAAGGGGTCGATGTACCGCGCGATCTCCGTCTCGACCCGGAAGCGGCTCAGGGTGCCCAGCACCGTTGGGCCCTCGACTACGACCAGCTCCTCCACCAGGTGCCGCAGGAAAAGCCGGCGGGCCTCCCACACGGAGGCGTTGGGGTCGATGGTGATGGCGGGGCTGCTCATGGCGTCGGCCACGAGCCGGTTCGGGTGGCAGGCCAGGATGCCCCGAACGGTCAGCACGCCCACGAGCTGGCCGCTTTCGACGACAGGCAGGCAGGAGAGACCCGCTAGCTCCATGCGGCGGGCGGCATCCTCCACGGAACGGTCGGGCGAGATGGTCACGACGGGCGTCTGCATGCACTCGCCAACGGTTCGCATCACAGCTCCAGCTCCCGGGTCACCTGCAAGACCACCTGGACCTGGACTTTGAAGGCCAGCCGATCGTTTCCCACACGGGAAAACTCGTCGAGCAGCATGGGGACCAGCTTGTCCTCGGGAAGAAGCCGAAGCAGGCTTTTGCGCACGACGACGGCCTCGGCGTCGGGGTGTTCGACCCGGATCAGCTCGTACTGTCCCGGTGAGACGGCTTCCACCATCCGGCGAGCTCCTTCGGGGCCCACCGCCGCGCGCTTGCCGACAACCAGGCAGTCGTGAATCGGCGGGACATCGAATTCGGACAGCCGGAGCGTCACCTCCGCGGCCCGCCTGCGGTTGGCTTGATCGGCGGCGTTGGGGGGTCGGGACGAGGATGCCGATGACACGGCAAGGCTCCCCTCCTCTGCACTGAAGTATGGCCTTCAGGCAAACCACGGATGCCTGGCGGCTGGACGTCAGGTCGGTCTCCGGCCCACGGTTCTGATGGTAGGCCGAGCGGGCTGCACCGGTCAAGCCTGCTCTTCGGCGCCACGGTGTGGCGTGGGCTGCTCGGAGTTTGAGGGGTCGGGTGGGGTCTCGGCCGGCGAGGTAGGGTGTGTGCCCGCAGGCGCGGGCAGGCCCGTCCGGGAAGGCCGGGGTCTTCGGGCTCCGGCTTTCCCTTTCTATTTAAAGTACAATCCACAGGAGAAACACAGCCAGGGAAGCGAGCCCGAACAGCCAGCCAACGTCCTGCGGCACCCGCACCTCAGCGCCCTTCAGCGGGTTCTCCAGGAAAAGCCGCCTCAACCGCCCGCCATCTTCGTCCCGCAGCGGCTCGTACCTCCCGCCGACCATCGCCGCCAGCGCTCGCAGCGTCTCCTCGTTGAGGCTCGAAGTGAAACACTCTCCCGTCGCTTTGCGCAGGCAGTCCCTTGCCCTGCCTGGCGTCAACGCGGGAACCGGTGACTCCCGAGGCCGCCCGACCCCGACGAAGGTCACGCGCAGGTTCTCCCGCAGCCAGTCTCCGCCCGGCAATGCCAGGCGCTGGCCTATGCTGTCGCTGCCTCCGTCCGTGAAGAAGAAAACGTTGAGGGGCGCCGGCAGGTTGGGCCGAGGGGGGCTGCTGCCAAACGCCCGTCTCGCGATGTCCTCCACCCCCAGGTCAACCCGGCTGCCCGCGTCCCATACGTTGTCCCAGCGAATCACGTTCAGCGCCGTGTAAATGGCGTGCACATCCTGCACCGGCCGCGACCAGAGGAAAACCTGCACCCTGGCGCCAACAAAACCGGCAAGCGTGATGCGGGACTCCGGCGGGAGGCGGGGCAGGATTCGCCTGAACTGCTCCTTGGCCATCTCAAGCCGGCTCTTCGGGGCGCCACCAGCCACATAATCCTCCGTGGTCATGCTCAGGCTTACGTCAAAGACCACGAGGTAGTCGATGGCCCTGGCGTTCCGGTACAGAACCGGCTTCAGCGCCCCGGCCAGGAACAGAGCCAGGGCCAGCAGGTAGCACCCCCGCTTGATCGAGTGAAGCTGAGCCCGCCCCCCCAGCAGACGCACCACGGCAGCGCTTCCCGCTCAGATATCAGTGGGTTCGAGGGGAAACGGCGAGGGGCGCGTCCCGCCTCGTTCTGTGCGGCTTTCGCCTTCACCTGGCTCGGCGATTGTCTCGAGGAACCGGCTGGCCAGCTCATGGTTCTTCTTGGCTTCCAGCAGCTCCGGGTTGAGACGAAGCGCCTCGCGGTAGTACGCGGCCGCTTTGCTTGCCATATCGGGCCTGTTTGAGCGGATTCCCTCCTCGAAGTAGCGGTTGCCGAGGTTGAACAGCAGCCGGTCCCGGATGGCGCCGGCCGTTCCGAGCAAGCCGGCATAGGCTTCCGCCGTTGCAGGCCAAAGCGCCCGGTGAAGAGCGCGCTCCTGGCGATACCGCCAGATGGAGTGCCCCAACAGCAGCAGATTGGCGGCAACGAGCACCGCAAGCACCCGAGTCCACGGGATGGCCCTCACCCGAGACGTTGCGGTCGCTCCCTTCCGGGCGCGGCTCGCCCACCCAACGCGAACACGCCCAGACAGAGCAGGCAGGCCAGCGCGGCCACCCTCACCGGCTCCGCCCAGGCGCGGCCTTCGCTCCATCGCCGCACCCGGATGGGGTGGTTCGCCAGCCTGCCAATGGCGTCCAGCGCAAGTTGCATCCCGCTAATCTCGCTCACCACGAACGTCCTCCCCCTCGGCCCCAGGGCCCCCATCAGGCCTCGCATGCCCGACGCAGGCACCGCCCCGCCATCAATCAACAGCCAGTAGAGGTCAACATCCTCGTCGATGAACCGCCTGGCAAGCGCCTCCGGTTGCAGCACCCGCCCCTCTCCGTCGGAAAGCAGGACCACCGCCTGGCTCCCGACGCCATCCGCTTCTTGTTTCAGGACGTCGAGGGCTCGCAGCAGCGCGGAATCGATGACGGTACCACCCAGGTCGGATTGAACCAGCTCAAGGGCCTCCGTAAGCCGGCTGTGGTCGGTGGTGGGATATGCATACAGGATGCTCGACTCGCCGAACCCGATGAGGCCCACCGCATCGTTGGGGCGTCGCTCCGAAAACCGAGCGATGGCTTCCAGGGCGATCGCCACCTTGTTTGAGCTGCCCGCCCCCTTGCTTCCGCTCCACGGCGCGAACATGCTGGCGCTCTGGTCGAGCACGAAGGCCAGGCGCGCCCCCCGGGTCCAATGCATGGTGGTACGAGGCGGGCTCCGGGGTTCCGCCAGGCTCAGAACCGCGGCGGCCACGTACAGCGCGCCCAGGACCCGTTCAAGCCGGGCCATGAACTCTGAGAGGCGATCCCGCGGAAGCACCAGGAAGCTTGAGAACGGCCGAACCGTCCACCGCCTGCGCCACAAAAGCGGCAGCAGGCTGAGCGGCACCAGCACCAAGAACCACGGCCTGGCGAATTCCATGCCGGCATCGCCGCCTCACCGGCTCCCATCCCTGGTGCGCCGTTCGAGCGTCGCCAGGCGCCGGGAAAGCCGGCCGGCCACCTCCAGGCACTCCGCCGGGACGGATCCTGCCGGGGCAGAATGAGGCGCTCCAGGGCTGACGGCCCCACAGCCTGCCGCCCCAAGGGCCGTGCCCCCGGGGGCTGCGAAAAACACGGCCTCGGACATCTCGAAGAAGCGGCTCAGCTCCTCCCGGGCGGATAGAGCCGGCGGCCACCGGTCGAACAGCGCCTGCAGGTCGTGGGAGAAGATCGCCTCTCCGGCCTTCTGCTCCAGGGCCTTGTGGAGCACGAGCATCGCCTCAGGGTCCTCGAGGGCCTTTGCCTTTTGCACTCTCTGGAGCGCCAGCCAGAAGACGCCCCTTCGAACGTACCGCCGCCGAACAAGAACGTTTGTTCCCCACAGGGCCAGCAAGACGCCCAGGCTTACGGCCCACGTCCAGAGCCACCGGGCGGAGGGTTCGGGCATGCGCCAGTCCGGTTCCATCTCGCCGAGCGGTCCGGTCTCGCCAAGTGGTTCAGTCAACGGCGACATGGTGAACTGAACGGCGGGAATCACAACGTCGAGCGGTTCTGCCGATTGGAGGGAGCGGAAGCGCACGGCACGAGGGGGAACCTCCAGAGCCGTCACCTGCGGCGGGGTGAAGAAGATCTGGTAGACCCACCGCAAGCGGTACACGACCGAATCCCGGGAGTCCTGCCGTTGCCAGGTCACCTCCCGCATCTCCAGCCAGTTGGGCAGATCCTGGGCCTGAACGCTCCGCGCCTCCAGTTCGAAGCCGGCCGGCACCCTCACGCTCGCTTCAACCTCGAGCAGATCCCCGACCAGGTACCCGAAACCTCGGGGCCACTCCACCGCCACCAGGGGCATGGTGTGCACGGTCGCAAGAACAGGGAGTGTGGCCATGACCATGGCCAGCAGGGCCAGCGGGATCGAGGGCGCCGGCCACCACCTGCCCCTATCCCCTTCGGCGCACAAAGAACCGCACCACCTCGGCCGGGTCGGCACCATCCCATAGAAAGAGGGCCCCAGCCCCGAACGACCGGCACAGCGACAGAAGCTGAAGGCGGCGGGCCTCGAAGCTTTCCTGAAAGGAGCGGGCCAGCCCCGGGCGCACCCACAGGCCTCTCTGCTCCTCGCTTTCCGGGTCGCGCAGCACCGTCCAGCCCCACGCCTGGGGCTGTTCGTACTCGCCCGTATCCCAGAGGACGGCGAGAACCGTGTCATGGCCCCGAAGGTACGCAAGGGCGCGTTCGAGCACAGGCCTGTCGAAGTGCAAGTCCGATATCACGAAGACAAGGCAGCGCTGGCGCGGCAGGAGCGAGCAGGCTTCAAGGAGTGCCGCTACGTTCCGCCGGGTGGGCCGGCAATCCCATACGGCAGCGGCGGCCTCAAGCGGGTAATCCAGGGAACGCCTGGGCGGAAAGTGCAGTTCGACCCGTTCCGCAAAGCCGATGAGCATGAAGCGATCGCCCAATCGGCATGCCGAGTAGCCCAGGCAGGCGGCGAGCTTTGCTGCTTCGGCGAGCTTGCTCCTGCGGCCGGCAAACCCCATGGAGGCGCTCAGGTCAACCAGCACGGCCACGGTGATCGCCACCCGGACCTGGTACACCCGCACGAGGGGCACGGGCGAGAGGGCACGGCGCGTCGCTACCATGTCGATGTTCTTCGGATCCATGCGGTGGAGCAGCGTCGTGAACCCGACGAGCTGGCCCCCCGTTCCCACAAAGGTGCCCCTGTGGTAGCCGGGCAGGTAACCCGCCGCCGGCGACGTCAGGTGGTATTCGACCAGTTGAATGGATCGGGCGAGTTCGGCGTACTTCATGGAGCACAGACCCGGCGCAGCACCTCCCGGAGCAGGGTTCGCACGAATTCGGGATGCTGGGTGAGCACGACCGGCTTGACGAAGATCCGGTGTTCGAAGACTTCAAAGACCACGTCATGGATATCCTGGGGCGTCACGTACTCCCTGCCGGCATGGAGGGCTGCGACCTGGGCAGCTGTTCTCAGGTGCACCATGCCGCGTGTAGAGACCCCTGCGATGATGTGTTCGTCCGCGTTGCCCGTGCCGTTCAGGCGGACGCCGAAGGCCGAGGGTTTGCGTGTGGCCATGGCCAGGCGGTGGATGTAACGAGCGGCCGCTTCGCTCACCCGGACGCTTGCGCCGATCGCCTCGGCGTACACGTTGAGTTCTTCGAGGTGAACCACGGGCTGGACGAGGGCGGCCGCCGCCTCCATCCGCCGGTACGCTGGATCGGTCATGATGCGCAGCTCCGCCTGGGGGTCCGGGTACTCCATCCGGATGAGCATCAGGAAACGGTCGAGCAAGGCTTCGGGAAGGGGGTAGGTCTCCGCCGCTTCAAGGGGGTTGCGGGTGGCGATGCCCAGGAAGTGGGGGATTGGAAAGGTGCGGGTGGCCGTGGTCACCTTGCGTTCCTGCATCACTTCGAGGAAGCCCGCCTGGGTGTTGG
This genomic interval from Bacillota bacterium contains the following:
- a CDS encoding vWA domain-containing protein, whose protein sequence is MVRLLGGRAQLHSIKRGCYLLALALFLAGALKPVLYRNARAIDYLVVFDVSLSMTTEDYVAGGAPKSRLEMAKEQFRRILPRLPPESRITLAGFVGARVQVFLWSRPVQDVHAIYTALNVIRWDNVWDAGSRVDLGVEDIARRAFGSSPPRPNLPAPLNVFFFTDGGSDSIGQRLALPGGDWLRENLRVTFVGVGRPRESPVPALTPGRARDCLRKATGECFTSSLNEETLRALAAMVGGRYEPLRDEDGGRLRRLFLENPLKGAEVRVPQDVGWLFGLASLAVFLLWIVL
- a CDS encoding GGDEF domain-containing protein, with product MRTVGECMQTPVVTISPDRSVEDAARRMELAGLSCLPVVESGQLVGVLTVRGILACHPNRLVADAMSSPAITIDPNASVWEARRLFLRHLVEELVVVEGPTVLGTLSRFRVETEIARYIDPLTELPRPDLLKEQAKALLHAGHELAVIFLDLDSFGMVNKLYGHILGDAVIKQAAGLLRSATDPAWDVLGRYGGDEFVIVTRRSAREARALARHLVERLSSELKAGDSVVTVSAGVAGGRRHHARDGIAPGRTLDDLMNLASLRSTQAKKEGRPVVGETTVTQRSS
- a CDS encoding VWA domain-containing protein; its protein translation is MKYAELARSIQLVEYHLTSPAAGYLPGYHRGTFVGTGGQLVGFTTLLHRMDPKNIDMVATRRALSPVPLVRVYQVRVAITVAVLVDLSASMGFAGRRSKLAEAAKLAACLGYSACRLGDRFMLIGFAERVELHFPPRRSLDYPLEAAAAVWDCRPTRRNVAALLEACSLLPRQRCLVFVISDLHFDRPVLERALAYLRGHDTVLAVLWDTGEYEQPQAWGWTVLRDPESEEQRGLWVRPGLARSFQESFEARRLQLLSLCRSFGAGALFLWDGADPAEVVRFFVRRRG
- a CDS encoding MoxR family ATPase; amino-acid sequence: MKRQVLTGDEQALQPQVGSQPLLETIHQRMHAVEAEVKKVVVGVDRAVRLTTLALFARGHVLLHGLPGQGKTLMATCFARAIGGVSERFQGSPDFLFSEALVSAFPDERGELKYYAGRLLRHGERLGIVLLDEINRFMPNTQAGFLEVMQERKVTTATRTFPIPHFLGIATRNPLEAAETYPLPEALLDRFLMLIRMEYPDPQAELRIMTDPAYRRMEAAAALVQPVVHLEELNVYAEAIGASVRVSEAAARYIHRLAMATRKPSAFGVRLNGTGNADEHIIAGVSTRGMVHLRTAAQVAALHAGREYVTPQDIHDVVFEVFEHRIFVKPVVLTQHPEFVRTLLREVLRRVCAP
- a CDS encoding VWA domain-containing protein, which encodes MEFARPWFLVLVPLSLLPLLWRRRWTVRPFSSFLVLPRDRLSEFMARLERVLGALYVAAAVLSLAEPRSPPRTTMHWTRGARLAFVLDQSASMFAPWSGSKGAGSSNKVAIALEAIARFSERRPNDAVGLIGFGESSILYAYPTTDHSRLTEALELVQSDLGGTVIDSALLRALDVLKQEADGVGSQAVVLLSDGEGRVLQPEALARRFIDEDVDLYWLLIDGGAVPASGMRGLMGALGPRGRTFVVSEISGMQLALDAIGRLANHPIRVRRWSEGRAWAEPVRVAALACLLCLGVFALGGRAAPGRERPQRLG